The following proteins are encoded in a genomic region of Phycisphaera sp.:
- a CDS encoding FG-GAP-like repeat-containing protein, protein MQRPRPTRTRFNHTFDACLAALLAACCCGLANAQQPLYPRQVFPVDGRPLGVFHADFDGDGDIDVATNTGSGHVAVLLNDGRGAFVTTSRTSIGNASFAISGADLDGDGDTDLVADIHTPSSIAILINDGSGGFALQETIAIPYSSSSIAIADFDGDGDADIAPITSAPIDGVPVLLNNGDATFAPGQDLPLSRRPSQIIAADLDADGNADLIVPNWSATSDVSVFLSLGDGTFAPEVRYAVGDGLHVATTADLDGDAVLDLVVSNLGSNDLSILIGNGDGTFAPETRRNFGRRFIDIAAADMDLDGDTDLALLPFSFAGGATILMNDGAGGLTGPNNYQFGCCPSDLAVADFDGDGAPDLAAPNPNADDISLALNAGDGTLSLPAPGLVTSGIAYGVATADFDGDGVQDVVAGSAGLQVYFGVGAGNFGPGVPLDVLTRGPIIVHARDLDNDGDTDIAAAEASFSRVWILLNEGGRTFGSPRSVSTGEGPVAIASADLDGDGDIELVTVCSGSGEVCYLPNFGDGRFLSSQCITTSDEARGVTIGDFDGDGDADLAVANTGSDDAAVLLNMGSSTFAPPVRYPVGSSPRSITSADFDGDGLLDLAVANGLDDVSVLFGLGDGTFAPQQRYPAAARPGFLAAADPDGDGDMDLLVANPEYGNVSVLFNAGDATFDTEHRYAVGASPKNFATADLDGDGQLDIATAHNGGVSILLNIRCRADLDADGQLTIFDFLMFQTLFDQQEKAADFDADGLFTIFDFLAFQTAFDRGCE, encoded by the coding sequence ATGCAACGGCCAAGACCTACTCGCACGAGATTCAACCATACCTTCGATGCCTGCCTCGCGGCGCTGCTGGCCGCATGCTGCTGCGGCCTTGCCAACGCCCAGCAACCGCTCTATCCCAGGCAGGTCTTCCCCGTTGATGGCCGACCGCTGGGGGTGTTCCACGCCGACTTCGACGGCGACGGCGATATCGACGTGGCCACCAACACCGGTTCCGGCCACGTCGCCGTCCTGCTCAACGACGGCCGGGGCGCGTTCGTCACCACCTCGCGGACCAGCATCGGCAACGCATCGTTCGCCATCTCGGGAGCCGACCTCGACGGTGATGGCGACACAGACCTCGTTGCCGACATCCACACCCCGAGCAGCATCGCCATACTGATCAATGACGGGTCCGGCGGGTTCGCGCTGCAGGAGACCATCGCGATCCCCTATAGCTCCAGTTCGATCGCCATAGCCGACTTCGATGGCGATGGCGACGCCGACATCGCGCCCATCACCTCCGCTCCCATCGATGGCGTTCCCGTGCTGCTGAACAATGGTGATGCCACGTTCGCGCCCGGCCAAGACCTCCCCCTGTCCCGACGCCCAAGCCAGATCATCGCCGCCGATCTTGACGCCGATGGCAACGCCGACCTGATCGTGCCCAACTGGTCGGCAACCAGTGACGTGTCGGTCTTCCTCAGCCTGGGCGACGGCACCTTCGCGCCCGAAGTGCGATACGCAGTCGGCGATGGCCTCCACGTCGCAACGACGGCCGACCTCGACGGCGACGCCGTTCTCGACCTCGTGGTCTCGAATCTCGGATCCAATGACCTCTCCATCCTGATCGGCAACGGCGATGGCACCTTCGCACCCGAGACGCGGCGGAACTTTGGCCGCCGCTTCATCGACATCGCCGCCGCCGACATGGACCTTGACGGCGACACCGACCTCGCCCTTCTCCCCTTCTCGTTCGCAGGAGGAGCCACTATCCTCATGAACGACGGTGCGGGCGGCCTGACCGGGCCCAACAACTACCAGTTCGGGTGCTGCCCAAGCGATCTCGCCGTGGCCGACTTCGACGGCGACGGAGCCCCGGACCTCGCCGCCCCCAACCCGAACGCCGACGACATCTCGCTCGCCCTCAACGCCGGCGACGGCACGCTGTCGTTGCCGGCTCCCGGCCTGGTGACGTCGGGCATCGCCTATGGCGTCGCTACGGCCGATTTCGACGGCGACGGCGTGCAAGATGTTGTCGCGGGAAGCGCCGGCCTGCAAGTCTACTTCGGCGTGGGTGCGGGTAACTTCGGGCCCGGCGTTCCCCTCGACGTCTTGACACGCGGGCCCATCATCGTGCATGCCCGAGACCTCGACAACGACGGAGACACCGATATCGCGGCGGCTGAGGCGTCCTTCAGCCGTGTCTGGATCCTCCTCAACGAGGGTGGCAGAACATTCGGTTCGCCACGCTCCGTGTCGACGGGCGAGGGCCCGGTTGCGATTGCTTCGGCCGACCTCGACGGCGACGGCGACATCGAACTCGTCACCGTGTGCTCTGGCAGCGGTGAGGTGTGCTACCTGCCGAACTTCGGCGACGGGCGATTCCTCTCATCCCAATGCATCACCACCAGCGACGAGGCCAGGGGTGTGACCATCGGCGACTTCGACGGCGACGGTGATGCCGACCTCGCCGTGGCCAACACCGGCAGCGATGACGCCGCCGTGCTGCTCAACATGGGCAGTTCGACCTTCGCCCCCCCAGTGCGCTATCCGGTCGGGTCCAGCCCGCGCTCCATCACGTCCGCCGACTTCGACGGCGACGGCCTCCTCGACTTGGCCGTCGCAAACGGCCTCGACGACGTATCGGTACTCTTCGGACTCGGCGACGGAACGTTCGCACCACAACAGCGTTACCCCGCCGCTGCTCGACCCGGCTTCCTGGCCGCGGCCGATCCCGACGGCGACGGCGATATGGACCTGCTCGTCGCGAACCCCGAGTACGGCAACGTGTCCGTCCTCTTCAACGCGGGCGACGCCACATTCGACACCGAGCACCGCTACGCCGTGGGCGCGAGCCCCAAGAACTTTGCCACCGCGGACCTCGATGGCGATGGCCAACTCGACATCGCAACCGCACACAACGGGGGCGTGTCGATCCTGCTCAACATCCGGTGCCGCGCCGACCTCGACGCCGACGGCCAACTCACCATCTTCGACTTCCTGATGTTCCAGACCCTCTTCGACCAACAAGAAAAAGCCGCCGACTTCGACGCCGACGGCTTGTTCACGATATTCGATTTCCTCGCTTTCCAGACCGCCTTCGATCGGGGCTGCGAGTAG
- a CDS encoding TlpA family protein disulfide reductase encodes MPHLASRTLTPAIALLLSAGVALGQNSNQAESTTPKVDAAIASYEADWAAFMETGERPTYDLWVAAQQKALESIDMGQVSVEGLVKLHGANMLNGDEARAKATERVAELKQEAKADSVDSVALATMDLMLRGVRTRTSQPDPELQKELFTAVIDHPKLHEAIKHGKATGIGQAVGSVGGDLLESNKDGVVALGVMLADAPPKMATEGAAYWRSFDRMEGVDKEQVEAIRVGLVGMMGRAVKATDDDGEPVLGDAQDYIKGTLARMDGAAARGMLIDHAMPDMTIAWSSDSSIASFADLKGKVVVVDFWATWCGPCISSFPKVRELQEHYAGKPVTIVGVTSIQGAVYGVPEHEGPIDTEGDPQKEYDLMPAVMEAHNVTWPVVFTEQEVFNPDFGVGGIPHVAIIDADGKVRFNGMHPAAPMNEKTSKIDKLLVEMGVEPPASDEEANDEKPQG; translated from the coding sequence ATGCCCCACCTCGCATCTCGTACGCTCACGCCCGCTATCGCCCTCTTACTGTCCGCCGGCGTTGCGCTGGGGCAGAACTCGAACCAAGCCGAGAGCACGACTCCGAAGGTCGACGCGGCGATCGCTTCGTATGAGGCCGATTGGGCCGCGTTCATGGAGACGGGCGAGCGGCCCACGTACGACCTCTGGGTCGCGGCGCAGCAGAAGGCCCTCGAGTCGATCGACATGGGCCAGGTGAGCGTCGAGGGTCTGGTGAAGCTCCACGGCGCCAACATGCTCAACGGCGACGAGGCCCGCGCGAAGGCCACCGAGCGTGTTGCGGAACTGAAGCAAGAAGCCAAGGCGGACTCGGTCGACTCGGTTGCTCTGGCGACAATGGACCTGATGCTCCGCGGCGTGCGCACGCGCACGAGCCAGCCCGATCCCGAGTTGCAGAAGGAGCTGTTCACCGCCGTCATCGACCATCCCAAGCTGCACGAGGCCATCAAGCACGGCAAGGCTACTGGCATCGGCCAGGCCGTTGGGAGCGTGGGCGGCGACCTGCTGGAATCCAACAAGGACGGCGTCGTGGCCCTGGGCGTGATGCTGGCCGACGCACCGCCGAAGATGGCCACCGAGGGCGCCGCGTATTGGCGGTCCTTCGATCGCATGGAAGGCGTCGACAAGGAGCAGGTCGAGGCCATCCGCGTTGGCCTGGTTGGCATGATGGGCCGGGCCGTGAAGGCGACCGATGATGACGGCGAGCCCGTGCTGGGCGATGCGCAGGATTACATCAAGGGCACGCTGGCGCGCATGGACGGCGCGGCCGCCCGTGGCATGCTCATCGATCATGCCATGCCGGACATGACCATCGCGTGGTCGAGCGATTCGTCGATCGCGTCGTTTGCCGACCTCAAGGGGAAGGTTGTCGTGGTCGACTTCTGGGCGACGTGGTGCGGCCCGTGCATCTCGAGCTTCCCCAAGGTGCGTGAGTTGCAAGAGCATTACGCGGGCAAGCCCGTGACCATCGTGGGCGTCACCAGCATCCAGGGCGCGGTGTACGGTGTGCCCGAGCATGAGGGCCCGATCGACACCGAGGGTGACCCGCAGAAGGAGTACGACCTGATGCCCGCCGTGATGGAAGCGCACAACGTGACGTGGCCCGTGGTGTTCACCGAGCAGGAGGTCTTCAACCCCGACTTTGGAGTTGGCGGCATCCCGCACGTGGCGATCATCGACGCGGACGGCAAGGTCCGCTTCAACGGCATGCACCCTGCGGCGCCGATGAACGAGAAGACCAGCAAGATCGACAAGCTTCTGGTCGAGATGGGCGTCGAGCCGCCCGCGTCGGACGAGGAAGCGAACGACGAGAAGCCGCAGGGCTGA
- a CDS encoding SRPBCC family protein yields MRMFLSTLIDASQESVFAAASDFPNAANMIGGINSVEMLSKANNGSDIGVGTRFKESRTMMGKEAVEEMEVTEFDPPRAYTLSAMSCGVKFDSRVTCLEETPGSGDQTGGCRLSYDIDTEPQTLFAKVVSPIMGVMMKGTMRKAMEKDLADMKEYLESPGSSTAGGVPSGG; encoded by the coding sequence ATGCGGATGTTTCTCTCAACCCTGATCGACGCTTCGCAGGAGTCCGTGTTTGCGGCGGCGAGTGACTTTCCGAACGCGGCCAACATGATCGGGGGTATCAACTCGGTCGAGATGCTGAGCAAGGCCAACAACGGCTCGGACATCGGCGTGGGCACGCGGTTCAAGGAGAGCCGGACGATGATGGGCAAGGAGGCGGTCGAGGAGATGGAGGTGACCGAGTTCGACCCTCCTCGTGCGTACACGCTGAGCGCGATGTCGTGCGGGGTGAAGTTCGACAGCCGGGTGACGTGCCTGGAGGAAACCCCGGGAAGCGGGGACCAGACCGGTGGGTGCCGGCTGAGCTACGACATTGATACTGAGCCGCAGACGCTGTTTGCGAAGGTGGTGTCGCCGATCATGGGCGTGATGATGAAGGGGACGATGCGTAAGGCGATGGAGAAGGATCTTGCCGACATGAAAGAGTATTTAGAGTCGCCTGGTAGCAGTACGGCTGGTGGGGTTCCGTCTGGCGGGTGA
- a CDS encoding DUF4287 domain-containing protein, whose translation MATPEEMAKAMAENLKKNTGKSLAQWAKVVKGSGLTKHGEVVKYLKTEHELGHGYANLIAHEAKGTAGAASGKKVSEGEGAGLVSAQYAGAKADLKPIYDALIKKVEAFGSDVEVSPKKAYVSLRRSKQFALIQPSTKTRVDVGINLKEPPKTATDRLEKSGSFNAMVSHRVRVEGVKGVDKELIAYLQEAYDRA comes from the coding sequence ATGGCGACACCCGAAGAGATGGCCAAGGCGATGGCCGAGAACCTGAAGAAGAACACCGGCAAGAGCCTGGCTCAGTGGGCCAAGGTGGTCAAAGGCAGCGGGCTGACCAAGCACGGTGAGGTGGTGAAGTATCTGAAGACCGAGCACGAGCTTGGGCATGGGTACGCGAACCTGATTGCGCATGAGGCCAAGGGCACCGCCGGGGCGGCCAGTGGGAAGAAGGTGAGTGAGGGGGAGGGTGCTGGCTTGGTCTCGGCGCAGTATGCCGGAGCGAAGGCTGACCTGAAGCCGATTTACGACGCGCTGATCAAGAAGGTGGAGGCGTTCGGCAGCGATGTTGAGGTGTCGCCCAAGAAGGCATATGTCAGTCTGCGGCGGAGTAAGCAGTTCGCGTTGATCCAGCCGAGCACGAAGACGCGGGTGGATGTGGGTATCAATCTGAAGGAACCGCCGAAGACGGCGACGGATCGGCTGGAGAAGTCGGGCAGCTTTAACGCGATGGTGAGCCACCGGGTGCGTGTTGAGGGTGTCAAGGGTGTGGACAAGGAACTCATCGCGTACTTGCAAGAGGCGTACGACCGGGCTTGA
- a CDS encoding acyl-CoA carboxylase subunit beta, with protein sequence MPATATAPSSLKDANAQSLAREATIRMGGGDKAIERQHKKNRLTARERVAKLVDGKPTGDPHKNEIPNFVELGLWCAEGMYKEHGGAPGAGVVTGIGLVQGRRHMIIANDATVKAGAFFPMTCKKIIRAQHVARMARLPLIYLVDSAGVYLPLQEDVFPDTDDFGRIFYLNSVMSAEGLQQTAAIMGFCVAGGGYLPVLCDTLLMTEGSGLYLAGQALVKAAIGQDVTDEELGGASMHAAISGTIDFKEPDDDSCLTRVREIVAKRGGDIPEAPDSVNPLRTGNDIYDIFTDKSGQQYDVRDVLACVVDARGMPNAEGHESLEPDFDEYKADYGQSLVCGYARIGGHPCGIVANQCELTQRVQAGGKAGPSKAAAMPRVIYDDSADKAARFIMDCNQRKIPLVFIHDTTGFMVGRDSEQAGIIRSGAKLVNAMSNCVVPKIVLITGSSYGAGNYAMCGRAFEPFLTLAWPSAKCAVMGAAQSTGVLATIEERSRERKGETIDEETHKEILDAVRASYNEQQDIHYGAARGWVDRLIQPHNTRAELIDALASANQGWDYSREFKTGILQT encoded by the coding sequence TTGCCCGCCACTGCTACAGCCCCTTCCTCGCTCAAAGACGCCAACGCTCAGAGCCTCGCCCGCGAGGCCACCATCCGCATGGGCGGCGGCGACAAGGCCATCGAACGCCAGCACAAGAAGAACCGCCTCACCGCCCGCGAACGTGTCGCCAAACTGGTCGATGGCAAGCCAACCGGTGATCCACACAAGAACGAGATCCCCAACTTCGTGGAACTCGGCCTCTGGTGCGCCGAAGGCATGTACAAAGAGCACGGCGGCGCCCCGGGCGCGGGCGTGGTCACCGGCATCGGCCTGGTCCAAGGCCGCCGCCACATGATCATCGCCAACGACGCCACCGTGAAGGCCGGCGCGTTCTTCCCCATGACCTGCAAGAAGATCATCCGCGCGCAGCACGTCGCGCGCATGGCACGCCTCCCTCTCATCTACCTCGTCGATAGCGCGGGCGTCTACCTCCCCCTGCAAGAAGACGTCTTCCCCGACACCGACGACTTCGGCCGCATCTTCTACCTCAACAGCGTCATGAGCGCCGAAGGACTGCAACAAACCGCCGCCATCATGGGCTTCTGCGTCGCCGGCGGGGGGTACCTCCCCGTCCTCTGCGACACCCTGCTCATGACCGAGGGCAGCGGCCTCTACCTCGCCGGCCAGGCCCTCGTCAAGGCCGCCATCGGCCAGGACGTCACCGACGAAGAACTCGGCGGCGCTTCAATGCACGCCGCTATCAGCGGCACCATCGACTTCAAAGAACCCGACGACGACTCGTGCCTCACACGCGTGCGCGAAATCGTTGCCAAGCGCGGCGGCGACATCCCCGAAGCACCCGACAGCGTCAACCCCCTGCGCACCGGCAACGACATCTACGACATCTTCACCGACAAATCAGGCCAGCAATACGACGTCCGCGACGTCCTCGCCTGCGTCGTCGACGCCCGCGGCATGCCCAACGCCGAGGGCCACGAGAGCCTCGAGCCCGACTTCGACGAGTACAAGGCCGACTACGGCCAGTCCCTCGTTTGCGGCTACGCCCGCATCGGCGGCCACCCCTGCGGCATCGTCGCCAACCAGTGCGAGCTCACCCAGCGCGTGCAGGCCGGCGGCAAGGCCGGCCCAAGCAAGGCCGCCGCCATGCCCCGCGTCATCTACGACGACAGCGCCGACAAGGCCGCCCGCTTCATCATGGACTGCAACCAACGCAAGATCCCGCTCGTCTTCATCCACGATACGACCGGCTTCATGGTCGGCCGAGACAGCGAGCAGGCCGGCATCATCCGAAGCGGCGCCAAGCTCGTCAACGCCATGAGCAACTGCGTGGTGCCCAAGATCGTCCTCATCACCGGCTCCAGCTACGGCGCGGGCAACTACGCCATGTGCGGCCGCGCCTTCGAGCCCTTCCTCACCCTCGCCTGGCCGAGCGCCAAGTGCGCCGTCATGGGTGCCGCCCAGTCCACCGGCGTGCTCGCCACCATCGAAGAACGCAGCCGCGAACGCAAGGGCGAGACCATCGATGAGGAAACCCACAAGGAAATCCTCGACGCCGTCCGCGCCAGCTACAACGAACAACAAGACATCCACTACGGGGCCGCAAGAGGCTGGGTCGACCGCCTCATCCAGCCCCACAACACCCGCGCCGAACTGATCGACGCCCTCGCCAGCGCCAACCAGGGCTGGGACTACAGCCGCGAGTTCAAGACCGGGATCCTGCAGACCTGA
- a CDS encoding RNA polymerase sigma factor gives MQRSSLDIAEDLVVLRASGGCVESFSTLTDRWHPRLVRHATRYLRDRAAADDVVQEAWLAISRGIRRLDDPARFGPWAYRIVTNKCADHVRSESAQRRVALASTPSDNGAVSDNESGGALRRAMAVMPAERRTLLALHYLEGLSVAQLAEVFAVPMGTIKSRLFHARAELKSIVERDNDEEHR, from the coding sequence GTGCAACGCAGCAGCCTTGACATCGCGGAAGACCTCGTGGTGCTGCGGGCGTCGGGCGGGTGCGTGGAGTCGTTTTCCACGCTGACCGATCGGTGGCACCCTCGCTTGGTTCGGCACGCGACGCGGTACTTGCGTGATCGGGCGGCGGCGGACGACGTGGTGCAGGAGGCTTGGCTGGCCATCTCGCGCGGCATCCGGCGGCTAGACGACCCGGCGCGGTTCGGGCCCTGGGCGTACCGGATCGTGACGAACAAGTGCGCGGACCATGTGCGCTCTGAGAGCGCGCAGCGACGGGTTGCGTTGGCGAGCACGCCATCGGACAACGGCGCGGTGTCGGATAACGAGTCGGGTGGTGCGTTGCGACGGGCGATGGCGGTGATGCCGGCCGAGCGGCGGACGCTGCTGGCGTTGCATTACCTGGAGGGGCTGAGCGTGGCGCAGCTTGCGGAGGTGTTCGCCGTGCCGATGGGGACCATCAAGAGCCGGTTGTTCCACGCACGGGCGGAGCTGAAGTCAATTGTGGAAAGGGATAACGATGAAGAACATCGATGA
- a CDS encoding META domain-containing protein yields the protein MRIALLTILAAIILFPSGCAISTNGDGDANPALSASPVGKWTLTKIEDENYDLPSGARTPTLTITADGAISGQAGINRYNGKINADAMDQGQWDAGGIVTTKMAGEIGAMTFEQRFIAMLQRADSIAATERTLDLMVGERELLRFSRAGQ from the coding sequence ATGCGAATCGCACTATTGACCATCCTGGCGGCCATCATCCTCTTCCCGTCCGGCTGTGCCATCAGCACGAATGGCGACGGCGATGCAAATCCAGCCCTATCGGCTTCCCCCGTCGGCAAGTGGACCCTCACCAAGATCGAAGACGAGAACTACGACCTGCCCAGCGGCGCCCGCACGCCCACCCTCACCATCACCGCCGACGGCGCCATCTCGGGCCAGGCCGGCATCAACCGCTACAACGGCAAGATAAACGCCGACGCCATGGACCAGGGCCAATGGGACGCCGGCGGCATCGTCACGACCAAGATGGCCGGCGAGATCGGGGCCATGACCTTCGAGCAGCGCTTCATCGCCATGCTCCAACGCGCCGACTCAATCGCCGCGACAGAACGCACGCTCGACCTGATGGTCG